The following DNA comes from Desulfobacteraceae bacterium.
GGCCCTCTTCAGCGAAGTCGCCGAGGACATCGGCTTTGCTCTGCACGGGATCGAGGTCGAGGCGGCGCGCAACGAGGCGGTGGCGGCGCTCCAGGAGAGCGAGGAAAAATTCCGCAAGATCAGCTCCTCGGCCCAGGACGCCATCATCATGATGGACAGCGAGGGACGCATCTCCTTCTGGAACCAGGCGGCCGAAAAGGTCCTGGGCTACAGCCAGGAGGAGGCCCTGGGCCGCGAACTGCACTTGTGGCTGGCCCCGGAGCGCTTCAGGGAGCGCTATCGGCAGGGCTTCAAAGCCTTCCAAGCCAGCGGCGAGGGCCCCGTCATCGGTCAGACCCTGGAGCTCTCGGCACTTCGCAAAGACGGTGAGGAATTCCCCATCGAGCTGTCGGTTTCGGCCGTCAAACTCAAGGGCCGCTGGAACGCCATCGGCATCCTGCGGGACATCAGCGAACGCAAGCTGGTGGAGCGCAAATTGATCGAAGCCAAGGAGGCGGCCGAGGCCGCCACCCGGGCCAAAAGCGAATTTCTGGCCAACATGAGCCATGAAATCCGAACCCCCATGAACGGGGTGATCGCCGCCACCGACCTGGCCCTGAGCGAGGAGCTCTCGCCCAAGCTGGAACATTACCTGAAGATCATCTCCGCCTCGGCCTATTCTCTGCTGGGGATCATCAACGACATCCTGGACTTTTCGAAAATCGAGGCCGGCAAGCTCGATCTGGAGTCGCGGCCTTTCAGACTGGAGAATGTCCTCGACCGGGTAACCGACCTGTTTGGTCCCAAGGCCGGCGAAAAGGGGATCGAGCTGCTGGTCGATCTGGACCCCCAAACGCCCCGGGCCCTGGTGGGCGACCCCTTGCGCCTGCAGCAAATTTTTAAAAACCTGGTGGACAACGCCGTCAAATTCACCCCCTCCGGCGGGATCATCCTGGTGGGCACCCACCCCCCGCAGCCGTTGCCCGAGGAGGTGCAGCTGACCTTTTTCGTTAAAGACAGCGGCGTGGGCATCGCCCCGGAATACCTGCCCAAGCTGTTCGAACCCTTCAGCCAGGCCGACGCCTCCATCGCCCGCAAATACGAGGGCGCCGGGCTGGGGTTGTGCATCTGCAAGCAGCTGGTGGACCTGATGGGCGGCACGATTCAGGTGGAAAGCCAGCCCGGCAAGGGCAGTACCTTCAGCTTCAGCCTGCCTTTTAAGCCGCAGCCGGCCGAGCGCGAAATCCGGCGCACCCCGCCGGTGGAAGTTCAGGGGATCAGCGTTCTGGTGGTCGACGACTGCGCGGCCAGCCGCAGCATCATGCAAAAGACGCTGGACTCCTTCGGCTTCAAGGTCGAAACGGTCTCCTCGGGCCCGGCGGGGCTGAGGCTTCTAACCCACAACCGCTCCCGCCCGGACCCCTTCGAACTGGTGATCCTGGATTGGCTGATGCCCGAACTGGACGGCATCGAAACCGCCCGCAGAATTCGCAGCGACCTGAAGCTCACGCTACCCATCATCATGATGACGGCCTTCGGCCGTGAAAACGAACGCCAAGACGCCCAAAAGGCCGGCATCACCACATTTCTCACCAAACCCGTCTACCCCTCGACTCTTTTCAACGCCATCATGGACGCCTTCGGCCAGCACGGGTTGCGCGAGGTGCGGAACCAGGCGTCGATCACCACCATGGCCTCGATCTACAAAACCCGCCTCAAGGGCTGCCGCGTTCTGGTGGTGGAGGACAACCCCACCAACCAGCAGGTGGCGCAGGCCGTCCTGGAGGGGGCGGGCATCCACGTGGAGATCGCCGCCAACGGCGAGGAGGCGCTGGCGGCGCTGCAACGGGCGCCCTACGACGCAGTCCTGATGGACATCCAGATGCCCCGGATGGACGGCTACGAGGCCACCCGCCGGATCCGTCGCGAGCCGCGCTTCAGCAGCCTGCCCGTTATCGCCATGACGGCCCACGCCATGAAAGGCGACGATGAAAAGTGCCTGGCCGCGGGGATGGACGATTATATCGCCAAACCCATCCAGCAGGACCGGCTGTTCCACACCCTGTGGAAAGCCGTCAAAGACCAGGCCGGCCCCGAGGGGTTCGCCCCCCGCAGCACCGGGGCACCCCCCAGCGAGGCGGTCCCCGCCCCTGCCGGACCCAAGGGTGAGCTGCCGCCGGCGCTGCCGGGAATCCAGATTGGGGAAGCCCTGGAAAATCTCTCCATCGACCCGGCTTCTTTCCGGCGCATTCTGCTGGGCTTTGCCCGGGACAATGCCGACATTCTCGACCGGCTGGATGCCGCCCTGGCGCACCAGGACTGGCCAAGTCTGCAGCAGCTGGCGCACCGCTTAAACGGCAGCGCCGGCAATATTGGCGCGACGGCGCTCAAGGACGCCGCCCAGGCGCTTGAAACCCAGTGCCGGGACCAGGCCCCGGACGCAGGGGTCATCCAGCGGCTGAAAAACGCCTTGCAGCAGGTGTTGGACTCCCTGCAACAGCTTGCGGGTCAGAGCCGCGGCACACCGGCACCAAGGGCGCCGATCGACCCGCAGCAGCTCCGGCCACTGCTGGCCAAGCTGGCCACGGCCCTCGAAATGGCAGACCCGGAGGCCATCGAACCCCACCTGCAGGCCCTGGGGCGGCACCTGGACAGCACCCGGTTCCAGAATCTCGCCAACCAGATCGCCGCCTATGACTACGACAAGGCCCTGAAAACCCTCAAGGGGATCGCCGGCGATCTCGCGGACCCAACCCAAGGGGAGGGACGCGATGGAGAAAGGTGAAAAGGTGGCCCTGCTGGCCATCGGGGTCAACCTCCTGCTGTTCGCCATCAAGTACTTTTTTGCGGGACTCTCCGGCAGCATCGCCCTCAAAGCCGACGCCTTTCATTCGCTCTCGGACGTCGTGGCCTCCACCACGGTTTTGGGCGGCCTGTTCATCGCCAAGCGCAAAACCCGTTCCTTTCCCTACGGGCTCTACAAGGTCGAAAACCTGGCCGCGGTGGCTGTGGCCCTGGCGATTCTTTACGCCGGCTACGAAATCGGCCGGGAAGCCATCCACGGGGGCGCAGCAGAGCTGCGCAACGTACCGGCCACGGCGGCCAGCGTGCTGTGCGCCATGGGGGTCGCATTTGCCTACTCGGCCTACGCCACCCGGGTCGGCAAAGCGATCAACTCCCCGAGTCTGGTGGCGGACGCCAAGCACATCGGGGTCGATATGTTTGCCGGAGCCGCGGTCCTGGCGGGGCTTGCGGGTAGTCTGGCGGGTCTTCCGCTGGACCGTATCAGCGCGTTTATCGTTGTGGCGATCATCGTCTGGGCCGGCGGCAAAATCCTCGGCGACGGCATCCGCGTGCTCCTGGACGCCTCCCTGGACTACGCCACCCTGAGGCAGGCCGAGAAGCTGATTCTGGCGGAACCGCGGGTGACGGCCATCGAGCACCTCACGGGGCGCAACTCCGGCCGCTATAAGTTTATCGAGGCCGATATCCGGCTCAAAGCCCACGAGCTGGACAAGGCCGCATTTATCGCCA
Coding sequences within:
- a CDS encoding response regulator yields the protein MKKRIEHLNLVLRAIRRVDELITREKDPDRLLQGVCDNLIENRGYHNAWIVLLDPSGGFLKAVQAGLGSDFQGLVAQLEQGELTRCGHLALARTGVVVTANPLVDCPDCSLARKYSGRGAMTVRLAHAGRIYGFLSVSIPRELTQDAEEQALFSEVAEDIGFALHGIEVEAARNEAVAALQESEEKFRKISSSAQDAIIMMDSEGRISFWNQAAEKVLGYSQEEALGRELHLWLAPERFRERYRQGFKAFQASGEGPVIGQTLELSALRKDGEEFPIELSVSAVKLKGRWNAIGILRDISERKLVERKLIEAKEAAEAATRAKSEFLANMSHEIRTPMNGVIAATDLALSEELSPKLEHYLKIISASAYSLLGIINDILDFSKIEAGKLDLESRPFRLENVLDRVTDLFGPKAGEKGIELLVDLDPQTPRALVGDPLRLQQIFKNLVDNAVKFTPSGGIILVGTHPPQPLPEEVQLTFFVKDSGVGIAPEYLPKLFEPFSQADASIARKYEGAGLGLCICKQLVDLMGGTIQVESQPGKGSTFSFSLPFKPQPAEREIRRTPPVEVQGISVLVVDDCAASRSIMQKTLDSFGFKVETVSSGPAGLRLLTHNRSRPDPFELVILDWLMPELDGIETARRIRSDLKLTLPIIMMTAFGRENERQDAQKAGITTFLTKPVYPSTLFNAIMDAFGQHGLREVRNQASITTMASIYKTRLKGCRVLVVEDNPTNQQVAQAVLEGAGIHVEIAANGEEALAALQRAPYDAVLMDIQMPRMDGYEATRRIRREPRFSSLPVIAMTAHAMKGDDEKCLAAGMDDYIAKPIQQDRLFHTLWKAVKDQAGPEGFAPRSTGAPPSEAVPAPAGPKGELPPALPGIQIGEALENLSIDPASFRRILLGFARDNADILDRLDAALAHQDWPSLQQLAHRLNGSAGNIGATALKDAAQALETQCRDQAPDAGVIQRLKNALQQVLDSLQQLAGQSRGTPAPRAPIDPQQLRPLLAKLATALEMADPEAIEPHLQALGRHLDSTRFQNLANQIAAYDYDKALKTLKGIAGDLADPTQGEGRDGER
- a CDS encoding cation diffusion facilitator family transporter translates to MEKGEKVALLAIGVNLLLFAIKYFFAGLSGSIALKADAFHSLSDVVASTTVLGGLFIAKRKTRSFPYGLYKVENLAAVAVALAILYAGYEIGREAIHGGAAELRNVPATAASVLCAMGVAFAYSAYATRVGKAINSPSLVADAKHIGVDMFAGAAVLAGLAGSLAGLPLDRISAFIVVAIIVWAGGKILGDGIRVLLDASLDYATLRQAEKLILAEPRVTAIEHLTGRNSGRYKFIEADIRLKAHELDKAAFIANRIAANISEKIKNVDRVLIHYAPIRKASLVYALPLQDAREERISEHFGDAPCFALVTVGIRERKPVAHEILVNPFTHVKHGKGIRVAEFLIQHGVDAVITRESFAGKGPFYVFSNAAVDSFQTRADTPQAALVELGLADAENRAEG